From Piscinibacter gummiphilus:
GCCGGTGAGCATCACCAGCTCCGAATACAGCTCGGCGGAAAAGCCCACCGGGTGCCCGCGCAGGCCGCGGTGCTGCGCGTAGGCAATCGCGTTGCCGTCGAGTTCGTCGGCCACCTGGCGCAGCGTCGAGGTCTGGATCATCGGCATGTCGGCCGGCAGGATGAGCCAGCCCGACGCATCGGAGCGCGCTGCCACGCCGGCCGCGATGGAGTAGCCCATGCCCAGCGCCTGCGCCGCGGGCGAGCCAGCCGGCGGCAGCACCACCATGTCGCGCGTGGCCACGTGGCGGCTCACCATTTCGGCGAGCGGCTCGGTGGTCACCACCAGCACCGGCATCTGCGTGGCCAGCGCGTTGGAGATGGTCGTGGCCAGCACGGTGGACGCGCCCAGCGTCTGCACCAGCTTGTGGTGCAGGCCGCGAAAGCGCGAACCACGGCCCGCCGCCAACACCACCACTGCCGGCCGTGACTTCATTCGGCCTACTCCCCGATGTGGCGGCTCCACTGCGGGCCGCCTGTCATCAAGAATCGGATTTCGGGCCTCTAAACGATAGTGGGGGCTTCACTTAAGGCCTTCCCCGTAAGGCATTTTGAGTAAGACCACCACCCTTCAGCAGCCCCGTACAAGCCTCATACAAATTCAAACGGCAGTGCACGCATGGGTTTGCCGGTGAGGCGGGCCAGGGCGTTGGCGAACGCCGGTGCCAAGGGCGGCAAACCGGGCTCGCCCATGCCCGTCGGCGCCTCGGTGCTCGGCACGATGTGCACCGAGATGGCCGGCATCTGCGGCATGCGAGCCACCGTGTAGTCGCCAAAGTTGCTCTGCTGCACGACGCCGTCTTTCAGCGTGATGGCCGCCCCCGGCAAGGTGGTGCCGAGCCCCATCAGCGCAGCGCCCTGCACCTGCGCCTCGATGGCCATCGGGTTGACCGCCGTGCCGCAGGCCACGCCGGCGGTGACCCGGTGCAGGGTGGGCTGGCCCTCGCGCATCGACGCCTCCACCACGTAGGCGACCACCGAGCCGAACGACTCGTGCACCGCCACACCGAAGGCATGGCCTTTGGGCAGCGTCTTATGGCCGTAGCCCGACTTCTCGACCGCGAGCTCCAGCGCCGCGAGGTGGTGCTTGTGCTTCTCGCCCAACAGCTGGCGTCGGTAGGCCACCGGGTCTTGCGCGGTGATGCGGGCGATCTCGTCGATGAGCGTCTCCATCACGAAGGCGGTGTGCGTATGCCCCACCGAGCGCCACCACAGCACCGGCACGTTGACCTTGGGGTGATGGATCTGCAGCGCGAGCGGCACGTTGTAGGGCGTGTCGGCCACGCCTTCGACCATGACGCCGTCGACACCGTTCTTCACCAGGAAGGCCTCGAAGGGC
This genomic window contains:
- a CDS encoding nucleotidyltransferase family protein — protein: MKSRPAVVVLAAGRGSRFRGLHHKLVQTLGASTVLATTISNALATQMPVLVVTTEPLAEMVSRHVATRDMVVLPPAGSPAAQALGMGYSIAAGVAARSDASGWLILPADMPMIQTSTLRQVADELDGNAIAYAQHRGLRGHPVGFSAELYSELVMLTGDEGARRLLARYPAMGVEVDDPGVLLDVDTEDDLDRVRVAQREMQFREAR